The Coffea arabica cultivar ET-39 chromosome 4e, Coffea Arabica ET-39 HiFi, whole genome shotgun sequence genome includes a window with the following:
- the LOC140005501 gene encoding uncharacterized protein, translated as MADNNSLEHLYVELRGVENFGPTEHGIVEVNSPTVAGNLSPRPGVPQENLPESSGPSSSIDQSGGADRNPKQKRTKVDERRELWSSLLADKPSFLPWCIGGDFNVIVAPHEKRGGRPFAITEGVEFLSFMEEAGVFDVGFSGPNFTWSNNRRSRARISKRLDRFLVNGACLDLSYNISVLHLARHPSDHSPLKLSFVAQSDTKPRPFRFLNVWTTKPQLLEVIRQAWTQDVNGSPMRALCSKLLATRKAIQTWNKEHFGNVIDNVRSAEMAVQRAEEVVDQDDSEECQIELKKAQAELRYALSIEEQFWRQNARVKWLRQGDTNSKYFHAIVRQRRAQAMIHRIKKANGVWVDNEADIASEATTYFSELFSDSLGSSGDMLQLIPPMISGEDNVKLEEIPSIEEVFRVLKAMDEESAAGPDGFTGKFFTFAWQVIAQDVYKAVLSFFCGAELPRFITSTSIVLIPKVPNPQDFSQFRPISLCNFFNKLLSRILADRVAGILPKIISPQQTGFVKGRNITENFLLAQEVISGMAKKNRGGNVVMKLDMSKAYDRVAWSHIINVLRRFGFGERFIDMVWRMISNVWFSVIINESSYGFFKSSRGLRQGDPLSPALFIIGAEVLSRALNNLVMQPRFVSFKVPYGCPSITHLAFADDVLIFANGSSFSLKAIMKVLDDYQRCSGQLLNVQKSCYLVHPSVSMARRRLLDRISRFARKSFPIRYLGFPLYIGRCKSSYFGEVCHAILARILSWKSRLLSFGGKIILIKHVLSSIPVHLMSAAVIPSSVFKTIEKACSAFLWGSSPEESKLHWIRWPQLCYPVEEGGIGFRRLCDVYTSFSSKLWWKFRTESSLWSTFMKAKYCKCLHPCQVELRPTDSAIWRRMLNAPGGTVVYQGIRWETKETGRYTLNTDGCAKGNPGIGGGGGILRDSTGLPMIGFSAYLGETTCLRAEACALLIGLQICIHNGFGNICVQSDSLVLIGIIQRRTQCPWKIRRYVNQIWQLLDDPPRFMHCYREANTVADALSNVGISHPDKQIEVYDTFSKFRRNFKLIEAEKEKSKPN; from the exons ATGGCCGACAATAACTCTTTGGAGCATCTCTATGTTGAGTTGCGAGGAGTGGAGAATTTCGGTCCTACAGAGCATGGGATAGTGGAGGTTAATTCACCAACTGTTGCAGGAAATTTGTCTCCCAGACCGGGTGTCCCACAAGAAAATTTGCCTGAATCATCAGGTCCTTCTTCAAGTATTGATCAATCAGGGGGGGCTGACCGTAATCCCAAACAAAAAAGGACAAAAG TTGACGAGAGGCGTGAGTTATGGTCCTCATTGTTAGCTGATAAGCCTAGTTTTCTTCCTTGGTGTATTGGGGGTGATTTTAATGTTATTGTGGCACCTCATGAAAAAAGGGGAGGTCGTCCATTTGCTATAACAGAAGGAGTGGAATTTCTGTCTTTCATGGAGGAGGCTGGAGTATTTGATGTAGGCTTCTCAGGACCCAATTTTACATGGTCAAATAATCGACGAAGTAGAGCTCGGATTTCAAAGAGGTTAGACAGGTTCTTAGTCAACGGGGCATGTCTGGATCTTTCTTATAACATTTCTGTCCTTCACTTGGCTAGACATCCATCTGACCATTCACCATTAAAGCTCTCATTTGTTGCTCAATCAGATACTAAGCCGCGTCCATTTCGATTTTTGAATGTGTGGACAACTAAACCACAACTCTTGGAGGTAATACGCCAGGCTTGGACTCAAGATGTCAATGGATCTCCGATGCGTGCTCTATGTTCTAAATTATTGGCAACAAGAAAAGCCATTCAGACATGGAACAAAGAACACTTTGGAAACGTGATCGATAATGTGCGATCTGCAGAAATGGCGGTGCAACGGGCAGAAGAAGTGGTAGATCAAGATGATTCGGAGGAGTGCCAGATTGAACTCAAAAAGGCTCAGGCGGAGCTGAGATATGCATTatcaattgaagaacaattttgGAGGCAAAATGCTAGGGTAAAATGGCTTCGACAGGGAGATACTAATTCAAAGTATTTTCATGCGATAGTAAGACAGAGACGGGCTCAAGCTATGATTCATCGAATAAAAAAAGCCAATGGTGTTTGGGTGGACAATGAAGCTGATATAGCAAGTGAAGCAACCACCTATTTCTCTGAACTTTTCTCAGATTCTTTGGGATCATCTGGAGATATGCTACAACTCATTCCACCTATGATTTCAGGAGAGGATAATGTGAAGTTGGAAGAAATCCCTtcaattgaagaggtttttagAGTCCTGAAGGCAATGGATGAAGAAAGTGCTGCTGGCCCAGATGGATTCACgggaaaattttttacttttgcatGGCAAGTAATCGCCCAAGATGTCTACAAGGCGGTACTCAGTTTTTTCTGTGGAGCAGAGCTACCTCGTTTCATCACCTCTACTTCAATTGTTCTAATTCCAAAGGTGCCAAATCCTcaagatttttctcaatttagACCCATCAGCCTATGTAACTTCTTCAACAAGTTATTATCAAGGATCTTGGCAGACAGAGTGGCGGGAATATTGCCAAAAATTATTTCTCCCCAGCAGACAGGATTTGTGAAGGGTCGCAATATAACCGAAAACTTCCTACTTGCACAGGAGGTGATATCGGGTATGGCGAAAAAGAATAGAGGTGGTAATGTGGTTATGAAACTAGACATGTCTAAGGCATATGACAGAGTGGCATGGAGTCATATTATCAATGTTCTGAGAAGGTTCGGTTTTGGTGAGAGATTCATTGATATGGTTTGGCGAATGATTTCTAATGTCTGGTTTTCCGTCATTATAAATGAATCCTCATATGGTTTTTTCAAGTCTTCGAGAGGACTCCGTCAGGGGGACCCATTATCACCAGCATTATTTATTATAGGGGCAGAGGTGTTATCTAGAGCACTGAATAATCTTGTCATGCAACCAAGATTTGTGAGTTTCAAAGTTCCATATGGATGCCCGTCTATTACTCACTTGGCATTTGCGGATGATGTTCTTATATTTGCAAATGGATCCTCATTTTCCCTGAAGGCTATCATGAAAGTGTTAGATGATTATCAAAGATGCTCGGGCCAATTACTAAATGTACAAAAAAGCTGTTATCTGGTTCATCCATCTGTATCAATGGCAAGACGACGGCTGCTTGATCGCATCTCTAGGTTTGCCCGCAAGTCATTTCCAATACGCTATTTAGGGTTTCCGCTCTACATTGGAAGATGCAAATCATCTTATTTTGGAGAAGTTTGTCACGCAATACTAGCAAGGATTCTGTCTTGGAAATCAAGGTTACTTTCCTTTGGAGGAAAAATTATTCTAATCAAGCATGTATTATCATCAATACCAGTTCACCTAATGTCAGCTGCAGTGATTCCCAGCTCGGTGTTTAAAACTATAGAAAAGGCATGCTCGGCATTCCTCTGGGGATCCTCACCCGAGGAATCGAAGCTTCATTGGATACGTTGGCCTCAATTGTGCTATCCAGTTGAGGAAGGGGGAATTGGATTTCGGAGATTATGTGACGTCTACACATCCTTTTCCTCCAAGTTATGGTGGAAATTCCGAACAGAATCATCACTGTGGTCGACCTTCATGAAAGCAAAGTATTGTAAATGTTTGCACCCTTGTCAGGTAGAACTCAGGCCAACGGATTCGGCAATTTGGCGAAGGATGCTCAAT GCACCTGGGGGTACGGTTGTATATCAAGGTATCCGCTGGGAAACCAAAGAGACAGGGAGGTATACTCTTAACACTGATGGATGTGCTAAGGGTAATCCAGGAATAGGTGGAGGTGGGGGCATACTCCGGGATTCCACTGGATTACCAATGATTGGTTTCTCGGCATATCTGGGAGAAACTACATGTCTCCGTGCAGAGGCTTGTGCCCTTCTTATTGGTCTTCAGATCTGTATACATAACGGTTTTGGAAACATATGTGTACAATCAGATTCATTGGTTTTAATTGGGATCATTCAACGTCGTACTCAGTGTCCGTGGAAAATTCGAAGATACGTCAACCAGATTTGGCAGTTATTAGATGATCCACCTAGATTCATGCACTGCTATCGGGAGGCTAACACAGTTGCTGATGCTTTATCCAATGTGGGTATATCTCATCCAGATAAACAAATTGAGGTTTACGATACTTTCAGTAAATTCCGAAG GAACTTCAAGTTAATTGAGGCAGAAAAGGAGAAATCGAAGCCTAATTGA
- the LOC113740846 gene encoding probable 2-oxoglutarate-dependent dioxygenase AOP1 — protein MGSLAQHKLPVIDFTKKNLDPGSSSWLSTRQAVVGALEEYGCFIALYDKVSLELHEAIFRASEDLFDLPTETKLLNTCQKPAPGYVGQNPRFPLYESLGIDDATTIDGVQKFTTLMWSNGNDSFCESAFSYSKLVAELDQMVMRMVSETYGVEKSYEALLGSTSYLLRLTKYREPQRNETNLGLVPHTDKSFMSILHQHQVKGLEIKTKDGRWMEIDPFPSSFIIMAGEAFMAWTNGRIEAPHHRVMMPGNAERYSVGLFTFIWDLLIQVPEELVDVEHPLQFKPFDHHKFHQFHTTEEGMRSKCAIKSYCGV, from the exons ATGGGTTCTTTAGCACAGCATAAACTACCTGTTATAGACTTCACTAAGAAAAACTTAGATCCAGGTTCCAGTAGTTGGCTATCAACAAGGCAAGCTGTAGTAGGCGCCCTGGAAGAATATGGTTGTTTCATAGCCCTTTACGATAAAGTCTCCTTGGAACTTCATGAAGCCATTTTTCGTGCATCCGAGGACTTATTTGATCTCCCGACCGAAACCAAACTCCTAAACACTTGTCAAAAACCTGCACCTGGCTATGTTGGACAGAACCCTCGTTTTCCTCTTTATGAAAGTTTAGGCATTGATGATGCCACTACTATTGATGGAGTTCAAAAGTTCACAACCCTGATGTGGTCCAACGGGAATGATAGTTTCTG TGAAAGTGCATTCTCGTACTCAAAGCTTGTCGCTGAATTAGATCAAATGGTAATGAGAATGGTGTCAGAGACCTATGGTGTAGAGAAGAGTTATGAAGCACTCCTTGGATCGACATCCTATCTTCTCAGGCTAACCAAGTATCGAGAACCTCAAAGAAACGAAACGAATTTGGGACTTGTCCCCCACACAGACAAGAGCTTCATGTCCATTCTTCATCAACATCAAGTAAAAGGCCTAGAGATCAAAACTAAGGACGGCCGGTGGATGGAAATTGATCCGTTTCCTTCCTCTTTCATCATCATGGCTGGCGAAGCATTTATG GCATGGACTAATGGCAGAATTGAAGCTCCACATCATCGGGTTATGATGCCTGGAAATGCAGAAAGGTATTCGGTCGGCCTATTTACATTCATCTGGGACTTGTTAATTCAAGTACCAGAAGAACTAGTTGATGTTGAGCACCCACTACAATTTAAGCCATTCGACCACCACAAGTTTCATCAATTCCACACCACTGAGGAAGGAATGCGATCAAAATGTGCTATTAAATCCTACTGTGGAGTCTGA